A window from Flammeovirgaceae bacterium encodes these proteins:
- the argB gene encoding acetylglutamate kinase — protein sequence MQKLYVIKIGGNVLDDQVALAAFLKDFTSIQYPKILVHGGGKTATTIGKRMGIEANYANGRRITDGPTRDLVTMVYGGLINKQIVATLQSWQCNALGLTGADGNALKATKRPVGEIDFGLVGDVASKDVNTSLLYFLLKQNIIPVFAPLTYSHEHGMLNTNADTIASAVAVALSKHFHIRIIYCFEKKGVLKNIENEKSVMKAIDRKAYGELVAQKALVDGILPKLENAFEALQNGVGEILIGSAADLVKNMGDEPEGTLIRK from the coding sequence ATGCAAAAACTGTATGTTATTAAAATAGGAGGCAACGTACTGGACGACCAGGTGGCATTGGCTGCCTTCCTTAAGGATTTTACCTCCATCCAGTACCCAAAAATACTGGTGCACGGAGGAGGGAAAACCGCCACAACCATTGGCAAAAGGATGGGCATTGAGGCCAATTATGCCAACGGCAGGCGCATCACCGATGGCCCCACCCGGGACCTTGTCACCATGGTTTACGGGGGTTTGATAAACAAACAAATCGTGGCCACTTTGCAATCATGGCAATGCAATGCGTTGGGGCTGACGGGTGCGGATGGCAACGCCCTTAAAGCCACCAAACGCCCTGTTGGGGAAATTGATTTCGGCCTTGTGGGCGATGTTGCCTCAAAGGATGTGAACACCTCCTTGCTGTACTTTCTGTTAAAGCAAAACATCATCCCCGTTTTTGCCCCCCTTACGTATAGCCATGAACATGGCATGCTGAACACCAATGCAGACACCATAGCCTCGGCCGTGGCCGTGGCCTTAAGCAAACATTTTCATATCAGGATTATTTACTGCTTTGAGAAAAAGGGCGTATTGAAAAATATTGAAAATGAAAAGTCGGTGATGAAGGCTATCGACAGGAAGGCCTATGGGGAATTGGTGGCGCAAAAGGCTTTGGTGGACGGTATTCTCCCAAAACTTGAAAATGCCTTTGAAGCATTGCAAAACGGTGTAGGTGAAATACTGATTGGAAGTGCTGCCGATCTCGTCAAAAACATGGGGGATGAACCTGAGGGCACATTGATCCGCAAATAA
- a CDS encoding M20 family metallo-hydrolase translates to MAYPTPPYIDLLKQLIAIPSFSKTEDNTRDAIVGFFTSRGISPQVMGNNVWAINRHFDAKKPTLLLNSHHDTVKPNAGYTRNPFAPSMEGGKLFGLGSNDAGGALVSLIAVFLHFEPQEGLPFNLVMAATAEEEISGTGGIESIWGSLPTIGFAIVGEPTGMNIAIAEKGLLVLDCSCKGKAGHAAREEGDNAIYQAMKDIEWFRDFKFPKTSAMLGHVKMSVTMVQAGQAHNQVPDECRFTVDCRVTDAYTLEETLGIIRENTSCEIKPRSLRLRPSGIDVQHPLVKAGQQIKKGLYGSPTTSDQALIPVPSIKMGPGDPSRSHAADEFICLDEIQNGISDYIELITALAEGLNTQPK, encoded by the coding sequence ATGGCGTACCCCACCCCTCCGTATATCGACCTCTTAAAGCAATTGATTGCCATTCCTTCTTTCAGCAAAACGGAGGACAATACCCGCGATGCCATTGTGGGTTTTTTCACGTCCAGGGGCATCAGCCCGCAAGTGATGGGGAACAATGTCTGGGCAATCAACCGCCACTTCGATGCAAAAAAGCCAACCTTGCTCCTCAACTCCCACCATGATACGGTAAAACCCAATGCCGGGTATACCAGGAACCCGTTTGCGCCTTCCATGGAGGGGGGCAAACTATTTGGGCTGGGCAGCAACGATGCGGGGGGGGCTTTGGTGTCGCTTATTGCCGTCTTCCTTCACTTTGAACCCCAGGAAGGCCTGCCCTTCAATCTGGTGATGGCGGCCACTGCCGAGGAAGAAATTTCCGGCACCGGGGGGATAGAAAGCATCTGGGGCAGCCTGCCCACGATCGGTTTTGCCATCGTGGGCGAGCCGACAGGGATGAACATCGCCATTGCGGAAAAAGGGCTATTGGTTTTGGATTGCTCGTGCAAGGGCAAGGCAGGGCATGCCGCCCGGGAAGAAGGGGACAATGCCATATACCAAGCCATGAAAGACATCGAATGGTTTAGGGATTTTAAATTCCCCAAAACTTCGGCCATGTTGGGGCACGTTAAGATGTCCGTGACGATGGTCCAGGCAGGGCAGGCGCACAACCAGGTGCCTGACGAATGCCGGTTCACGGTAGACTGCCGGGTCACTGACGCCTATACCCTGGAAGAAACATTGGGCATAATTAGGGAAAACACCTCTTGCGAAATAAAACCGCGAAGCTTAAGGCTGCGCCCATCGGGCATTGATGTGCAGCACCCGCTGGTCAAGGCCGGGCAGCAAATAAAAAAAGGATTGTACGGGTCGCCCACCACCTCTGACCAGGCACTGATACCTGTCCCCTCCATCAAGATGGGCCCGGGCGATCCTTCACGGTCGCATGCCGCGGACGAATTTATATGCCTAGACGAAATACAAAACGGCATTTCGGATTATATCGAATTGATAACTGCCCTGGCAGAGGGGCTAAACACACAACCAAAATGA
- the argH gene encoding argininosuccinate lyase, translating into MKLWQKNKDALKEVSQFTVGQDKELDLFLAPFDVIGSLAHIQMLASIGLLEKTERDRLAHALKEIYKEIQNGGFKIDEGVEDIHSQVELMLTARLGALGKKIHSGRSRNDQVLLDIKLFLRNGIQELVGEIKSLFDLLLTLSERHKGKLLPGYTHLQLAMPSSFGLWFGAYAESLVDDVATLHGAYKVANKNPLGSAAGYGSSLPLNRKMTTELLGFGELNYNVVYAQMGRGKTEKIVAAAIGNVAATLGKLSMDACLYLNQNFDFISFPEELTTGSSIMPHKKNPDVFELVRGRCNDLQALPHAIALATSNLPSGYHRDLQLLKEKLFPAFGQIMDCLQMVRLMLSHIEVKEGLLEDEKYKYLFSVEEVNQLVLQGIPFRDAYGRVGQSIERGEFKPIGKIHHTHEGSMGNLCNDEISKMMDKEIQSFQFDVANGKVAQLLS; encoded by the coding sequence ATGAAGCTTTGGCAAAAAAACAAAGATGCCCTGAAGGAAGTAAGCCAATTCACGGTGGGCCAGGACAAGGAACTGGACCTGTTCCTCGCGCCCTTTGATGTCATTGGGTCGTTAGCGCACATTCAAATGCTGGCCTCTATCGGGCTGCTTGAAAAAACCGAACGGGACCGGCTGGCACATGCCTTGAAGGAAATTTACAAGGAAATCCAAAACGGTGGTTTTAAGATAGATGAAGGCGTGGAGGATATCCACTCACAGGTTGAGCTGATGCTTACCGCCCGCCTGGGCGCGCTGGGAAAAAAAATCCATAGTGGCCGCTCGCGCAACGACCAGGTATTGCTGGACATTAAACTATTCCTCAGGAACGGCATCCAGGAGTTGGTGGGGGAAATTAAATCCCTGTTTGACCTGTTGCTGACCTTGAGCGAAAGGCACAAAGGCAAACTGCTTCCCGGCTACACCCATTTGCAATTGGCCATGCCCTCTTCCTTTGGCCTTTGGTTTGGCGCTTATGCGGAAAGCCTCGTGGATGACGTGGCCACACTGCATGGTGCCTACAAAGTGGCCAATAAAAACCCATTGGGGTCAGCGGCTGGGTACGGGTCCTCCCTCCCACTCAACCGGAAAATGACCACGGAGCTACTGGGCTTTGGCGAACTGAACTACAATGTGGTGTATGCCCAAATGGGCAGGGGAAAAACCGAAAAAATAGTGGCCGCTGCCATTGGCAACGTGGCCGCCACATTGGGCAAGCTATCCATGGACGCCTGCCTGTACCTCAATCAAAATTTTGACTTTATAAGCTTTCCCGAAGAACTGACGACCGGGTCAAGCATTATGCCGCACAAAAAAAACCCCGATGTTTTTGAATTGGTCAGGGGCCGGTGCAACGACCTGCAGGCCCTGCCACATGCGATCGCGCTGGCCACTTCCAACCTGCCCTCGGGCTATCACCGGGATTTGCAATTGCTAAAAGAAAAACTGTTTCCCGCCTTTGGCCAGATAATGGATTGCCTGCAGATGGTGCGCCTAATGTTGTCCCACATTGAAGTAAAAGAAGGGCTGTTGGAAGATGAAAAATACAAATACCTTTTTAGCGTGGAAGAAGTGAACCAATTGGTTTTGCAAGGCATTCCCTTTAGGGATGCTTATGGAAGGGTTGGCCAATCCATTGAAAGAGGAGAATTCAAGCCTATCGGGAAAATCCACCATACACATGAGGGCAGTATGGGCAATTTGTGCAATGACGAAATCAGTAAAATGATGGACAAGGAAATCCAATCGTTTCAATTTGACGTGGCAAATGGGAAAGTGGCACAATTGCTGTCTTAG
- a CDS encoding M48 family metallopeptidase, with the protein MGAQTILYVILAISAISYLFGQALEYLNLKALRQDIPEEIASFYDKEKYLQSLAYHREQTRFSFLTSAFGFVVSFGMLLFGGFGWTDALLRPYFSHEIPLALGFFAVIIIGSDLLTLPFQWHSTFGIEEKYGFNKTTVKTFVMDKLKGYLLGSLIGGALLALLIFSINRIGPGFWVWFGLMAAAFVLFMNMFYTTLLLPLFNKLTPLGEGELKTAIEDFAKKVNFPLDNIFIMDGSKRSKKANAFFSGIGKKKKIVLFDTLIENHTTEELVAVLAHEVGHYKKKHIVWGYVLSVAQIFLMLFILSLMVFNQDLSLALGGQVQAIHLNLVAFMILFSPISGITGLFASMYSRKNEFEADAYAKNTFSGAALARALKKLSVDSLSNLYPHPAYVFFHYSHPPLLKRLEAIKRA; encoded by the coding sequence ATGGGGGCCCAAACCATACTTTATGTCATTCTGGCCATTTCGGCCATCAGCTACCTGTTTGGCCAGGCATTGGAGTACCTCAACCTGAAGGCATTGCGCCAGGACATCCCCGAAGAAATTGCCTCGTTTTACGATAAAGAAAAATACCTTCAATCGCTTGCCTACCACCGTGAGCAAACCCGGTTTTCCTTTTTGACGTCCGCCTTTGGCTTTGTGGTTTCCTTTGGCATGCTGCTGTTCGGGGGCTTCGGTTGGACCGATGCCCTGCTTCGCCCGTATTTTAGCCATGAAATACCCCTGGCGTTGGGGTTCTTTGCCGTCATCATCATTGGGTCAGACCTCCTCACCCTGCCGTTTCAATGGCATTCCACTTTTGGCATTGAGGAAAAATACGGTTTTAATAAAACCACAGTAAAAACGTTTGTAATGGACAAGCTGAAAGGGTACCTGCTGGGCAGCCTGATTGGCGGGGCATTGCTTGCCTTGCTTATTTTTTCCATCAACCGCATAGGCCCCGGTTTTTGGGTTTGGTTTGGGCTTATGGCCGCGGCATTTGTCCTGTTTATGAACATGTTCTACACCACCCTGCTGCTCCCCCTCTTCAACAAACTCACCCCCCTCGGTGAAGGCGAACTAAAAACCGCCATAGAGGATTTTGCCAAAAAGGTAAATTTTCCCCTCGACAATATTTTTATCATGGATGGGTCCAAAAGGTCAAAAAAGGCCAATGCTTTTTTCTCTGGCATCGGCAAGAAAAAGAAAATAGTCCTGTTCGACACATTGATCGAAAACCACACCACCGAAGAACTGGTGGCCGTACTGGCCCATGAAGTGGGGCATTACAAAAAGAAACATATTGTTTGGGGCTACGTGCTGTCGGTGGCCCAAATATTTTTAATGCTATTTATCCTTTCCTTAATGGTATTCAACCAGGACCTGTCGCTTGCGCTCGGGGGGCAGGTGCAGGCCATCCACCTCAACCTGGTCGCTTTTATGATTTTGTTCTCGCCCATTTCGGGGATCACGGGCTTGTTTGCAAGCATGTACAGCCGCAAAAACGAGTTCGAGGCGGATGCCTATGCCAAAAACACCTTCAGTGGGGCCGCACTGGCGCGCGCGTTAAAAAAACTTTCCGTGGATTCGTTGAGCAATTTATACCCCCATCCTGCCTATGTTTTTTTCCACTACTCGCACCCTCCTTTATTAAAAAGGCTGGAGGCCATTAAACGGGCGTAA
- a CDS encoding DUF4097 family beta strand repeat protein, with protein sequence MKKDTIRMKWLMVILVVLPSYIMAQTEGEFAVPLTDPAKRGKLIAQLNTGSITVKGTLRKDVLIKYQLVDRNKSKGWEGAAKDGLRRISSGTMDLDASENGNVVKVGSDSWNNTMNLVIEVPAGFDMKVKAYNDGDIVISNVQGEVEINNYNGEITARDISGSVVAATYNGDIKVTFDKLTEGTPMSYSTYNGDIDLTFPSTFKGTLKMKTERGEIYTGFDVNLIKTGPIQKKEAKSGTYRVTIDDWVKGDVNGGGPEFTMKNYNGDIIIRKKQ encoded by the coding sequence ATGAAAAAAGACACAATAAGAATGAAATGGTTAATGGTAATACTGGTGGTGCTGCCCTCGTACATCATGGCGCAGACAGAGGGCGAGTTTGCCGTGCCGCTTACCGACCCTGCAAAAAGAGGGAAACTAATAGCGCAACTCAATACCGGGTCGATCACCGTAAAGGGTACACTACGGAAGGACGTGTTGATAAAATACCAGTTAGTGGACCGCAATAAAAGCAAGGGCTGGGAGGGGGCGGCCAAGGATGGCCTCAGGCGGATCAGCAGTGGCACGATGGACCTTGATGCCTCCGAGAACGGCAACGTGGTGAAAGTGGGTTCCGATTCCTGGAACAATACCATGAACCTTGTCATTGAGGTCCCTGCCGGGTTCGACATGAAGGTGAAGGCATACAATGATGGCGACATCGTGATCTCAAACGTGCAGGGCGAAGTGGAGATCAACAATTACAATGGCGAGATCACTGCCAGGGATATTTCGGGGTCGGTGGTGGCCGCCACCTACAATGGCGACATCAAAGTTACTTTTGATAAATTGACGGAAGGTACCCCGATGTCGTACAGTACCTACAATGGCGACATCGACCTCACGTTTCCCTCCACCTTTAAAGGAACCTTGAAAATGAAGACGGAGCGTGGCGAAATATACACCGGGTTTGACGTGAACTTGATAAAGACCGGCCCTATTCAAAAAAAGGAAGCAAAATCAGGAACCTACCGGGTGACCATAGACGATTGGGTGAAAGGTGACGTAAATGGCGGTGGGCCGGAGTTTACCATGAAAAACTACAATGGCGACATCATCATCCGCAAAAAGCAGTAA
- a CDS encoding DUF4097 family beta strand repeat protein, which translates to MKKLLIAIMVAGWWPGVAQQYNETIKKELAFEKKSDKNALLVANINGGIQVKGYGGDKIIVEVDKEILAKTQARLEKGKAEIQLGIIDLADTLVLYVKGTCSDFGRGNARYHRGKRDRMGWNYNWSGRGDDCREEYRYSMDFTIKVPYAINLAVSTVNDGDISVENVKGSLYANNINGSIKLTQISGATSVSSINGNIDLEYDNNPTSACTYYALNGDINILVKKGIGASVGFESFNGGFYTNVESIEALPVELEKRPGKAGVEYKISGNRFKIGNGGVYLDIETFNGNAYLKEI; encoded by the coding sequence ATGAAAAAACTATTGATCGCCATAATGGTGGCCGGGTGGTGGCCAGGTGTTGCCCAGCAGTATAACGAAACGATAAAAAAAGAGCTGGCCTTTGAAAAAAAATCAGATAAAAATGCCCTGCTGGTGGCCAACATCAACGGGGGCATCCAGGTGAAAGGCTATGGGGGGGACAAAATAATAGTGGAAGTGGACAAGGAAATCCTGGCCAAAACGCAAGCCCGCCTGGAGAAGGGGAAAGCCGAAATCCAACTGGGCATAATAGACCTGGCCGACACCCTGGTCCTGTATGTAAAAGGGACATGCAGCGACTTTGGCAGGGGCAACGCACGTTACCATCGCGGCAAAAGGGACCGGATGGGCTGGAACTACAACTGGTCGGGCAGGGGCGATGATTGCAGGGAGGAATACCGGTACTCCATGGACTTTACCATAAAGGTGCCCTACGCCATCAACCTTGCCGTAAGCACCGTCAATGATGGGGACATTTCGGTGGAAAATGTAAAGGGCAGTTTGTATGCCAATAATATCAATGGTAGCATCAAGCTCACCCAAATCTCTGGGGCCACGAGTGTTTCGTCCATCAATGGCAACATTGACCTGGAGTATGACAACAATCCCACTTCGGCCTGCACCTACTATGCCCTCAACGGGGACATCAACATCCTTGTAAAAAAAGGGATAGGGGCGAGCGTGGGTTTTGAAAGCTTCAACGGTGGTTTTTACACCAATGTCGAATCCATCGAGGCCTTGCCTGTCGAATTGGAAAAAAGGCCTGGAAAAGCCGGTGTGGAGTACAAGATCAGCGGTAACCGGTTTAAAATAGGAAACGGAGGGGTTTACCTGGACATCGAAACCTTTAACGGAAATGCCTACTTAAAAGAAATTTGA
- a CDS encoding HEAT repeat domain-containing protein, giving the protein MEKNEVKELIERYNQGLAAPGDILKLEQLIEEGRVLPTALRDLSQLEERIMAFPDPAPSMQQDARFYAMLKEEKGKARKGTFLLRLPQWNVLAPRLAFALVLLIAGFTGGYLVNRPHEKSVDSLTREVTGLKEMVMLSLLEKESATDRLKAVGLTSEMAQASKKVTAALIQALNEDGNVNVRLAALDALRPYVQDSSVRESLIKSIANQGSPMVQVALADLMVALHEKKSVKELRKLLQEEATPKEIKERIEESIQVLI; this is encoded by the coding sequence ATGGAAAAGAACGAGGTAAAGGAATTAATTGAAAGGTACAACCAGGGCCTTGCCGCCCCGGGGGACATCCTGAAACTGGAACAATTGATCGAGGAGGGGAGGGTGTTGCCAACGGCACTCCGGGACCTGTCGCAATTGGAAGAAAGGATAATGGCCTTCCCGGACCCCGCGCCATCGATGCAACAGGATGCCAGGTTTTATGCAATGTTGAAGGAGGAGAAGGGGAAGGCACGCAAAGGCACTTTCCTATTACGGTTGCCGCAATGGAACGTGTTGGCACCGCGTTTGGCCTTTGCCCTGGTTTTGCTGATTGCAGGCTTTACCGGTGGTTACCTGGTGAACCGTCCTCATGAAAAGAGCGTGGACAGCCTCACCCGGGAGGTGACGGGTTTGAAGGAAATGGTGATGCTGTCATTGCTGGAGAAGGAATCGGCCACTGACCGGTTGAAGGCGGTGGGCCTGACCAGCGAAATGGCCCAGGCCAGCAAAAAGGTGACCGCGGCCTTGATCCAGGCCCTAAATGAAGACGGTAACGTCAATGTAAGGTTGGCGGCCCTGGATGCGCTCCGGCCTTATGTACAAGATAGCAGCGTAAGGGAATCCTTAATCAAGTCCATTGCCAACCAGGGCTCCCCGATGGTGCAGGTGGCCCTTGCCGACCTGATGGTGGCCCTTCATGAAAAAAAATCCGTGAAGGAACTAAGAAAATTGTTGCAGGAAGAAGCCACGCCAAAAGAAATAAAGGAAAGGATAGAAGAAAGCATTCAGGTTTTAATTTGA
- a CDS encoding RNA polymerase sigma factor, whose translation MDKLSDNALMTSVRDGGLDRLGLLYERYKRPLYGFFYGMDRDQQLSDDLVQNTFYRVMKYRHLFRGDGEFKTWLFHIARNVRYDHFRKEKIKGKDPVENWEHKLGHSENKSMEMEHEEEHMMLGLAMDKLSPEKREVLLLSKYQDKKYKEIGELLGCTEGAVKVKVFRALQELKGVYGKLEKQM comes from the coding sequence TTGGACAAGCTTTCCGACAATGCATTGATGACCAGTGTTCGGGATGGGGGCCTTGACAGGCTGGGCCTCCTTTATGAACGCTATAAAAGGCCGTTGTATGGCTTCTTTTATGGCATGGACCGTGACCAGCAATTGAGCGATGACCTGGTGCAGAATACTTTTTACCGGGTAATGAAATACCGCCATCTTTTTCGCGGTGATGGCGAATTCAAAACATGGTTGTTCCACATAGCGCGAAACGTGCGGTATGACCATTTCAGGAAAGAGAAGATAAAAGGCAAGGACCCCGTTGAAAACTGGGAGCACAAGCTGGGGCATTCGGAAAACAAGTCGATGGAAATGGAGCACGAGGAGGAGCACATGATGCTGGGCCTGGCCATGGACAAGCTTTCGCCAGAAAAAAGGGAGGTACTGCTGTTGAGCAAATACCAGGACAAAAAATACAAGGAGATTGGCGAGCTGCTCGGGTGCACGGAAGGCGCAGTGAAAGTAAAGGTGTTCAGGGCATTGCAAGAGTTGAAAGGCGTGTACGGAAAATTGGAAAAACAAATGTGA
- a CDS encoding DoxX family protein encodes MSLVTKIEGWGNAHRPGWLDFFRIALGIFITYKGFEFMLNIEALESTTAGMAVMFSGAAVAHYIIFAHALGGPLLVFGLYTRIVSLIQVPILIGAVVFVNYPKGFFSLGNHMELEVSLIVLAGLIVFMVFGGGKFSVDEKRRKDKATA; translated from the coding sequence ATGAGTTTAGTCACAAAAATCGAAGGGTGGGGAAATGCCCATCGGCCAGGTTGGCTGGATTTCTTTAGGATCGCCCTTGGCATCTTCATCACTTACAAAGGCTTTGAATTTATGCTCAACATTGAGGCCCTCGAAAGCACCACGGCCGGAATGGCCGTAATGTTCAGCGGTGCCGCAGTGGCGCATTACATTATTTTTGCGCACGCATTGGGCGGCCCCCTTCTTGTATTTGGCCTATACACCAGGATCGTGAGCCTTATCCAGGTGCCCATATTGATCGGGGCGGTGGTGTTTGTCAATTACCCTAAAGGGTTCTTTTCCCTGGGCAACCACATGGAACTGGAGGTTTCCCTGATCGTGCTGGCAGGCCTTATCGTTTTTATGGTCTTTGGGGGCGGCAAGTTTTCGGTGGACGAAAAGCGGAGGAAGGACAAAGCCACCGCTTAG
- a CDS encoding M20/M25/M40 family metallo-hydrolase yields the protein MPAHLLAIALLFAIAAMPCQAQLNTAPDIEKATKAGFAKAISEFRDFLQVPNDGHYPAQIAANIGWATQAFQSRGFKTQLIETPGAPHVYAEKQFVKKGKTVLFYLQIDGQPVDTSAWDQESPYKAALKEGKNGQWQEIDWSNFNENFNPDWRIYARSASDSKGPAMCFLTALSILEEHKVKPNFNIKVIMDFQEEMGSPQLAWVVKNNQELLKSDMLLIMDGTRHVSNLPTLCFGARGIATATLKVYGPRNALHSGQYGNYAPNPVFALSKLLAGLKDDSGRVTLPGFYDGIVLSEADKKSLNDIPEDMDAINATLGIARQEAVGATYQEAMQYPSLNVRGIRAAWVGKEVRTVIPEEAIAEIDMRLVPEAPGEKLMDLLKNYIQAQGFHLVEGVPTDEERSQYPKLASLAYKLGSGPFRTDIGTELGEWLSRAHYKLFGEHFVKMRTTGGSQPIAPFIKTLNVPAVSVRIPNPDNSIHGPNENIRVGNFFEGIETMVGVLTEKL from the coding sequence ATGCCTGCCCACCTGCTTGCCATAGCCCTGCTCTTTGCAATTGCTGCCATGCCGTGCCAGGCACAACTCAACACTGCCCCTGACATCGAAAAGGCCACGAAAGCAGGCTTTGCAAAAGCCATTTCAGAATTTCGCGATTTCCTGCAGGTCCCCAATGATGGCCACTACCCAGCACAGATAGCCGCCAACATCGGTTGGGCAACCCAAGCATTCCAAAGCAGGGGATTTAAAACCCAATTGATTGAAACCCCAGGGGCCCCACACGTTTATGCCGAAAAGCAATTCGTAAAAAAGGGCAAAACGGTTTTGTTCTATCTGCAAATAGATGGACAACCCGTGGACACTTCTGCCTGGGACCAGGAAAGTCCTTACAAGGCTGCCCTCAAGGAAGGGAAGAATGGGCAGTGGCAGGAAATTGACTGGAGCAACTTCAATGAAAATTTTAATCCCGACTGGCGTATCTATGCCCGCTCCGCTTCCGACTCTAAAGGGCCGGCCATGTGTTTCCTCACTGCCCTCTCCATTCTGGAAGAGCATAAGGTAAAGCCCAATTTCAACATCAAGGTGATAATGGATTTTCAGGAAGAGATGGGCTCACCACAACTGGCCTGGGTGGTTAAAAACAACCAGGAGTTATTGAAGTCCGATATGCTGCTGATCATGGACGGTACCCGGCACGTGTCCAACCTGCCCACCCTTTGCTTTGGTGCAAGGGGAATCGCCACCGCCACATTAAAAGTGTATGGCCCCCGCAATGCCTTGCATAGCGGGCAATACGGAAACTACGCACCCAACCCGGTGTTTGCCCTGTCAAAACTATTGGCAGGACTAAAAGATGATAGCGGTAGGGTGACGCTCCCCGGTTTTTACGATGGCATCGTACTTTCGGAGGCGGACAAAAAAAGCCTCAATGACATCCCGGAAGATATGGACGCAATCAATGCCACCCTGGGGATCGCCCGACAGGAAGCCGTGGGCGCCACCTACCAGGAGGCCATGCAATACCCTAGCCTAAATGTAAGGGGCATACGGGCCGCCTGGGTAGGGAAAGAGGTGCGCACCGTCATACCCGAGGAGGCCATAGCGGAAATAGACATGCGCCTGGTACCAGAGGCCCCAGGTGAAAAACTGATGGACCTGTTAAAAAATTATATCCAGGCACAAGGTTTTCACCTGGTGGAAGGAGTGCCCACTGACGAGGAGCGCTCCCAATACCCCAAGCTGGCCTCCCTGGCCTACAAATTGGGGTCGGGGCCATTTCGGACGGATATTGGCACGGAACTGGGCGAGTGGCTATCACGCGCCCATTACAAGCTTTTTGGGGAACACTTTGTAAAAATGAGGACCACGGGGGGATCGCAGCCTATCGCGCCTTTTATCAAAACCTTAAATGTCCCGGCCGTTTCCGTGCGCATCCCCAACCCCGACAACAGCATCCATGGCCCCAACGAAAATATTAGGGTGGGCAATTTCTTTGAAGGCATAGAAACGATGGTGGGGGTTTTGACAGAGAAGCTTTAA
- a CDS encoding metallophosphoesterase family protein yields the protein MKIGLLSDTHGYLDPKVFEYFKEVDEIWHAGDIGDIAVIEALEKFKPVRAVFGNIDSASVYNRFPEDWMFTCEGVEIWITHIAGTPPRYNDRIKSQLLRHPPDLLICGHSHIMMAQRDPKFGNMLYLNPGAAGNHGFHHIKTMVRFELADARIKNLEVIELGKRGGLI from the coding sequence ATGAAAATAGGTTTGCTCTCCGACACCCACGGTTATCTCGACCCTAAAGTTTTTGAATACTTCAAAGAAGTAGATGAAATATGGCATGCTGGTGATATCGGTGATATCGCAGTAATAGAAGCATTAGAAAAATTCAAACCAGTTCGTGCCGTGTTTGGCAATATCGACAGTGCCTCCGTGTACAATCGCTTTCCTGAAGACTGGATGTTTACCTGTGAAGGAGTGGAAATTTGGATCACTCACATTGCTGGCACTCCCCCGCGCTACAATGACAGAATCAAAAGCCAACTGCTCCGGCACCCTCCTGATCTTTTAATTTGCGGCCACTCCCACATCATGATGGCCCAGCGCGACCCCAAATTTGGCAACATGCTGTACCTCAATCCCGGGGCAGCGGGCAACCACGGCTTTCACCACATCAAAACGATGGTGAGGTTCGAATTGGCCGATGCCCGCATCAAAAACCTGGAGGTGATAGAGCTTGGAAAAAGGGGGGGGTTAATATAG